The Dyadobacter sandarakinus DNA window CTGAAAAAGGATAATTTGGATTTGGATACCACCATTGTAATTTCGGACAAAGATTTGCATCCATCATGAAAAAACTTTGCTTCCTCTGGCTCATTCTCCTTCTCAGCTTTCCCGGCGGTAATGGTAGGTCTTGCACATCTGAAATTCAAAACCGGCTTAATTCAACTGCTGCGGGAGAGCGGATTTGTGGTTACTGAGGTAACTATGTAGCTATTTTGAGCTCCCGATCGGTTTAAAAGGCATTTACATGTTGAATAATATGATTACAAAAACAATTGCGAGCCAGCCAGCATCTGCCGACCCAATCATCGAAAAGACGGTTTACCCGATTCTTCTGGCGGTGAGTCTTGCCCATTTGCTGAATGACACCATGCAGGCGGTAATCACGTCGGTTTACCCCATGCTCAAAAATAATTTTCAGCTGAGTTTTTCTCAGATCGGTCTCGTCACACTCTGCTACCAGCTTACTGCCTCCATTTTTCAGCCATTTGTGGGCTTGTACACAGACAAGCATCCCAAACCTTATTCCATCGTGGCGGGAATGAGCTTTTCCATGATGGGCATTACATCGCTGGCGTTCGCTCCCTCGTTTGAATGGATCTTGTTATCCGTTGGTCTCATTGGGATCGGGTCCTCTATTTTCCATCCCGAATCATCGCGGATCGCGCACTTGTCTTCCGGCGGCAAGCGCGGATTGGCGCAGGCGGTGTTTCAGCTGGGCGGTAATGGAGGAAGCGCACTGGGTCCGCTGCTGGCCGCGCTGATCGTGGCGCCATTTGGTCAGCACGGATTGGCCTGGTTTGCATTGGCTGCTTTATTGGGCGGGTTCCTTGCAGTCAGGATCGGCGGCTGGTACAAGGGAAGTATGGTGGCAAGGTCTGCAAAGCCAGCTACGGATAAGTCTCTCGGATTCAGCCGGAACCGCATTGTTTTTTCATTATTTATCCTCCTGGTACTGATCTTTTCGAAGTACGTTTATCTGGCCGGGATGACCAGTTATTATACTTTTTTTCTGATGGATAAATTTGGGCTCGACATTCAGCAGGCCCAGATCAGGTTGTTTATATTTTCGCTTTCGGTGGCTGTGGGTACCGTGGTGGGCGGTCCGTTCGGGGATCGGTTCGGACGAAAGTATGTGATCTGGATCTCGATCCTGGGCGCGGCACCTTTTACCATGCTGCTCCCGTACGCCAACCTGTTCTGGACTACCATATTGTCCGTCTGCGTCGGTCTGATCATCTCATCTGCCTTTTCTGCTATTGTAGTTTATGCCCAGGAACTTGTTCCCGGCAAGGTAGGGCTGATCGGCGGATTGTTCTTCGGACTGTCATTTGGAATGGGAGGGTTGGGGTCTGCTTTTCTGGGAAACCTGGCCGATGAAACCAGCATTACCTACGTCTTCCGCCTGTGTTCTTTTTTACCGCTCATCGGTATGGCCACCGGTCTTT harbors:
- a CDS encoding MFS transporter, translated to MITKTIASQPASADPIIEKTVYPILLAVSLAHLLNDTMQAVITSVYPMLKNNFQLSFSQIGLVTLCYQLTASIFQPFVGLYTDKHPKPYSIVAGMSFSMMGITSLAFAPSFEWILLSVGLIGIGSSIFHPESSRIAHLSSGGKRGLAQAVFQLGGNGGSALGPLLAALIVAPFGQHGLAWFALAALLGGFLAVRIGGWYKGSMVARSAKPATDKSLGFSRNRIVFSLFILLVLIFSKYVYLAGMTSYYTFFLMDKFGLDIQQAQIRLFIFSLSVAVGTVVGGPFGDRFGRKYVIWISILGAAPFTMLLPYANLFWTTILSVCVGLIISSAFSAIVVYAQELVPGKVGLIGGLFFGLSFGMGGLGSAFLGNLADETSITYVFRLCSFLPLIGMATGLLPRLKSA